The Candidatus Omnitrophota bacterium region GGATGCGCGTCACAAGTTCCCTTAAATCATGCCCGCCTCGGAGGCGGCGGTGCGGAGTAACTACAAGAACGCCGTCGCGAGCCGCAATTTCTACTTCGTCGCCGACGTCGATATCGGCGTTCGCCAACAACTCCTTGCTCAAACGAAGCCCCTGGCTGTTGCCCCATTTTTGGATTTTCACGATCATCGCCGTATTCCTTTGTATAGCCGAAATATAGCCGTTGGAGCTTCAAGGATCAACGCCGCAAGCAGGTTTCGCGAATGCCTAAAATCCCGTTTAGCCTGAATTGGCGATATGGCCGAAATTTGACTTTCCCCCAAAAATTAGTTAGGGCTTGCTGATATGTGCGTAAGTCTCGACAAACTAGTATATTAAGTATAATTTTTTCCAGGAATGCGCAAGAGAATCCGCTTGTATCCTACAAAACCTTTGCACATAAGTTGAGGGCTGCATGTATCGAAACGACGCTTGGACTCCCTTATTTCCCGAATTTGGTCTCCCTTTCAACGGCTGTCTCGACCTCCGCGATGCTGCGCAAGGCGATCCGGAAACAATTGGGCTATATGGGGAGGAATTTGGCGTCGATCGAGCGGCTGACGCGGACGGTTTCCCTGAGCGCGTTGAAGCCGTCTCTGTACCGGGCGCTGCTGGTGATCGGCGAATTGCGCCGCCAGCAGAAGATCATGTACGAATCCAAAGAGAAGCGCATCGAAGATCGGATCGTCAGCCTCTGGTTTCAGGAGGTGCGGCCCATCAAGCGCGGCAAGGCCAATGCGGAGACGGAATTCGGAGCCAAGGTTCATCTCAGTCTGATGCGGGGCTTCGCGTTTGCGGAACGAATGGATTGCCCAAAACGTCTCTGACCGTGATCGCGCTCAATCTGCTGGTCATGAATCTGGGAAAGTTGTATCGGTTGGCGATGGAGAAAGGGCTTTTCGCTGGACTTTTGGCTTGGTGGAAGAGAAT contains the following coding sequences:
- a CDS encoding AbrB/MazE/SpoVT family DNA-binding domain-containing protein, which translates into the protein MIVKIQKWGNSQGLRLSKELLANADIDVGDEVEIAARDGVLVVTPHRRLRGGHDLRELVTRIPKDYQPGEADWGDPSGKETW